The Sander lucioperca isolate FBNREF2018 chromosome 15, SLUC_FBN_1.2, whole genome shotgun sequence genome window below encodes:
- the nkx6.2 gene encoding homeobox protein Nkx-6.2 — protein MLAVGQMEANRQSAFVLGSTPLAALHNMTEMKTSLFPYTLQQSPAGFKAPHLSSLNSQMAGGTPHGISDILGRPITSAGQLLSGFPRINGLATTAAAAAAAAAGMYFTPAMSRYPKPLAELPGRAPIFWPGVMQGSPWRDPRVPCPSQANMMLDKDGKKKHSRPTFSGQQIFALEKTFEQTKYLAGPERARLAYSLGMTESQVKVWFQNRRTKWRKRHAAEMATAKKKHDSETEKMKESSDNEDDDEYNKPLDPNSDDEKITRLLKKHKASNLALISPCSNSSDTL, from the exons ATGTTAGCGGTCGGGCAAATGGAGGCTAACCGGCAGAGTGCTTTCGTCCTGGGCAGCACCCCGCTGGCGGCGTTGCACAACATGACCGAGATGAAGACTTCCTTGTTCCCGTATACGCTGCAGCAGAGCCCTGCGGGCTTTAAGGCGCCTCACCTCTCCAGCCTTAACTCCCAGATGGCCGGGGGGACCCCGCACGGAATAAGCGACATCCTTGGGAGACCCATCACCTCGGCCGGACAGCTGCTCTCCGGGTTCCCCAGGATAAACGGCCTGGCCACCACCGCAGCCGCcgcggcggcagcagcagcgggGATGTACTTCACCCCGGCGATGTCGCGGTATCCGAAGCCGCTGGCCGAGCTGCCGGGGAGGGCGCCTATCTTCTGGCCCGGGGTGATGCAGGGTTCTCCCTGGAGGGACCCGCGAGTTCCTTGTCCTT CTCAAGCTAATATGATGTTGGATAAGGATGGAAAGAAGAAACACTCCAGACCGACCTTTTCAGGACAGCAGATTTTTGCACTGGAAAAAACCTTCGAGCAGACGAAATACCTGGCCGGCCCAGAGAGAGCCCGCCTGGCTTACTCTTTAGGAATGACCGAGAGTCAAGTCAAG GTTTGGTTTCAGAACAGGAGAACCAAATGGCGGAAGAGACACGCAGCAGAAATGGCCACGGCCAAGAAGAAGCACGACTCCGAGACGGAGAAGATGAAGGAGAGCTCGGATAACGAGGACGACGACGAGTACAACAAACCCCTGGACCCAAACTCAGACGACGAAAAAATCACGAGACTGTTGAAAAAGCACAAGGCCAGCAACCTGGCGCTGATCAGCCCCTGCAGTAACAGCTCGGACACCTTGTGA